ttctaggtTTCGTCGGCAGGACACGGGTTCGGGGTGTTGGTAGTAGTGGCCAGTGTTGTGGTACAAGGGTGTTAATgtagttttctttttaatatttatagaaatataatatgtatttttgtaTATTGTAATTTGATTTGAGATTTGATCCATTGTTTATATATTTTGGGTTTTcatattcttgtttattttgATTTGAAACGGTGTGTGAGATCAGAAATGGTGGTGGTTACTTATTTCAGTTCAAGTCTAAAAATTGTGGATGAgatctaatttatttatttttatatatatttttgggaaattctacaatgcacccccttaaaatggatatatttaTAACACACATTCTCTTCAATTGCATCAAACTATAATTGACGCTATTGAGTCCCGACTTTATGTTGGTGACATAGACTTTGGTCCTAGGAATGGACAGTAAAAGTATAAATGTCAGTTAAAAATAGACACTTATTCCCTTTTTTCTAGTAGTGAATTATGAAAATTCAAATGTATgtagttacaaaaaaaaattatgtacgcAGTATTGGAGGGGTAACAAAATATTGAGAAATTTTATAATGCGTCctcttaaaatggatatattgataCATCTTTATCTGTTTTAGcgcccgaaataattttttagtcaaattttttctcatgatcatatacattatagttatttaagatatcctgcaaaattttaagaaatttagaaaagtttaacacgccgaaaattacATTCAAACAAtgtattgcacgcgtgactattttattttatacgcgtgtaaaatagatggtttgaacattattttctatattgtaaattatttgaaatttcttaaaattttgtaagttatcttaaatagttataacgtacatgaatatgaaaaaaaattagactaaattttttttctgaatgccGAAACAAGTCAAAAGGTgtatcagtacatcccttttaagagGGTGCATTGTTGCATTACCCCAAAATATTTAATCTTATAAAGTACAGGTGCATATGTTTTTCCATAGTTGTAGATATAGCATGTAGATTTATGTTTTGGTTAATATTGTATATTTAAAAGTTCAATGGTACAACAATAGGAGCTGGTGGGATGGTCTTCTGTAAAGGTGAGCAGTTCCATCCATTTTTCTTGCTATAAGACACATTAAAATATTTCGGAACCCAAGTTTCAGACTtggattttctttctttttgaagCACTCTCTGATTCTTCTCGATTTCTTTCTTTGCTTCTCTAGCTTTTTCCCAATTTTTGCTCATGATTCCTTGGCTCACCTCACTCCAAACCATAGCTGATTCACTTTGACATACCccctaacaaaataaataaataaataaataaataataagaaaaataagaaatgcACACGAATAAATGGAAATAATGGAATGACTATGTAATGTTGTTATTACATTTAGATCTTTCACAATGGGAGTTTTAAGTCCTGAAGTGATTTCTTTTGCATTGTACAAAACTTTGACCTCGCCATTTCTTAAATCCTTCAGCGTGACACTTCTGCATCAAGAATTAAAAATACAAAGCAATAGTTATGATCAtgatattattttaaatgataatgaGAAACAAGATACTAATAGTTGAAAACAACTATTTATACACACTTATCCCATTGCCCATTGATCTCAAATAGTTGTCTATTAGAAGAGGAATCAAATATCTTTCCTTTGATTGTTCTAGGAGTTCCTCTAAGTCCTAAAAATGATTTTCCTCCAAAGGTTAACTCAGCTTCAAGACCTGTTTCATGGCATCTTAGCCAATCACTACCTCCCCACTCAACTCCTGGTGGAAAGAATTTGAATAAAAGGCTTGGGGAGTTCATCACATAAGTCTCTCCATGATTCATAAGCTTCACCTCTCTTTGTCCTCGCATCTTAGCTTCTATTAAAGTACCTGCAACCAAATTCATTATTCATTGTAAAAGCATTTTCCTTCTAATAGATCTTCCCAAATATGTTCAAtttgtatattataattaacaaaaagtattaatgaaatttataatatatttttataaaaataatatcactcatgattttattaaaattctacttaaaaataataaaacgaAAAAAAAGCATGTATTaacaaatttatttaaaaattcgaTAAACTtgttaaaaatacaaataaagaaaCATGatctattatttaattttaataaagacTAAATTAAAGtaacactttttgttttattttgttatttttttttgttttaaatttaatgCACACAAGTTAgtgttttattataaattttatacatatatatatatatagtatttttcAATGGATAATActaattgatgagaattttttaaaaataactattttaaaaatattaatttttagaatGAGATTTTAATCTAATAActgataaaaaatgaaaaattaatatcacAGATACAAACAAACTTGAGGAGAAAACCACGATCCTAAAGCCCTGGGAACTTAGCCCAACGCCTAGGGTGCCCTGGTGCTGGGTCGAGCACGCAAGTTAACAATCAACCTAGTGCACTGGTTTTGATCATTCAAATGTAAATAATGCTCCAAGCATTCTCATCAAAATGGTTAAAAATGAGGTAGGAGACCTCTTCTTGAAGTTCTAGAACTTTGGAAGAATCAAAACGACATCCCAAAAGCTCTGAAGTAAGCACCAagcacccaggttgacaaaTGGCCTAGTGCGCTGGGTTCTGCTTCTAATTTTGTTTCAATTGTTCGTCTTGTTTTTTTACAATAACTGAGAGACATGAAGTCAGAATAGCCAAATTCAACACTTCATATTTTCACATTTTTAATAAGGTGATTTACTCAAAAATTGAGTAGTTTTGAGTCTCTTGTTTTCGCAGAATAACAACATCTTTGAGAGTTGATGACCAGCTTCGCCAAAATACAAAAATGGACTAAGTGATATCAAAATATCACTTAGACATCAAAAAATACATACCCTGCACGTTATACCACTCACCCAACATCCAAGTCAACATCACATGTCAACCTAGGCACTaggatgtcaacctgggcattgAGCCCAGAACAACTTTCAGTAAAATGGCCATAACTCCCTCAATAATTATTCGATGGACACTATTCAACTTGAGTTTTGAAGCTATTTCAATGCTTTATCTAGTCATGTCTCAGATATCAATTGTAATTCTGAAGTTATCTACTCTAAATTTTACCCCCAAGGGAGTTACAAATTTAAGCTACACCTTACCCAGAGCGAGTTCCGCCATCGCAACTCAAACTCAAAAAATTGTTGATAAACGTCAAAAGTTATTTTTTACCATTAGATTATCATCTACGATCAAAA
This Cannabis sativa cultivar Pink pepper isolate KNU-18-1 chromosome 6, ASM2916894v1, whole genome shotgun sequence DNA region includes the following protein-coding sequences:
- the LOC115725731 gene encoding oxysterol-binding protein-related protein 4C; protein product: METKGRKVVLTKPISIECVDSYDEYKAPNMLRRALSLLKDVRPGSDLTRLQLPPMFNIPKSHLQCYGESVYCISDDLLGKCNTKESPIERFKAVLAWNISTLRPLLFGVSPYNPILGETHHVSRGSLNVLLEQISHHPPVTALHATDEKENIELLWCQHPVPKFTGTLIEAKMRGQREVKLMNHGETYVMNSPSLLFKFFPPGVEWGGSDWLRCHETGLEAELTFGGKSFLGLRGTPRTIKGKIFDSSSNRQLFEINGQWDKSVTLKDLRNGEVKVLYNAKEITSGLKTPIVKDLNGVCQSESAMVWSEVSQGIMSKNWEKAREAKKEIEKNQRVLQKERKSKSETWVPKYFNVSYSKKNGWNCSPLQKTIPPAPIVVPLNF